The Saccopteryx leptura isolate mSacLep1 chromosome 2, mSacLep1_pri_phased_curated, whole genome shotgun sequence genome has a window encoding:
- the CXADR gene encoding coxsackievirus and adenovirus receptor isoform X1: protein MVLLLRFLLLCGIADVIRSLSVTSPVQMIEKAKGETAYLPCKFTHSPEDQGPLDIEWLLSPADNQKVDQVIILYSGDKIYDDYYEDLKGRVHFTSSDLKSGDASINVTNLQLSDIGTYQCKVKKAPGVGNKKIQLTVLVKPSGIRCYVDGSEEIGNDFKLKCEPKEGSLPLQYEWQKLSNSQKLPTALITEMTSSVINVKNATTEYSGTYRCTVSNRVGSDQCLLRLDVVPPSNRAATIAGAIIGTLLALVLISLILFCCRKKRREKKYEKEVHHDIREDVPPPKSRTSTARSYLGSNHSSLGSMSPSNMEGYSKTQYNQVPSEDFERAPQSPTLPPAKVAAPNLSRMGAVPVMIPAQSKDGSIV, encoded by the exons ATGTCATCAGAAGTTTGAGTGTCACCAGTCCTGTACAGATGATTGAAAAGGCTAAAGGGGAAACTGCTTACTTGCCATGCAAATTTACCCATAGTCCAGAAGACCAGGGGCCACTGGACATCGAGTGGCTGCTCTCACCAGCTGATAATCAGAAAGTGGATCAAGTG aTTATTTTGTATTCTGGAGATAAAATTTATGACGACTACTATGAAGATCTAAAAGGACGAGTACACTTTACAAGTAGTGATCTCAAATCTGGTGATGCGTCAATAAATGTCACGAATCTGCAGTTGTCAGATATTGGCACATATCAGTGCAAAGTGAAAAAGGCCCCAGGTGTTGGAAACAAGAAGATTCAGCTGACAGTTCTTG ttaAGCCTTCAGGTATAAGATGTTATGTTGATGGATCAGAAGAAATTGGAAATGACTTTAAACTAAAATGTGAACCAAAAGAAGGTTCACTTCCATTACAATATGAATGGCAAAAATTGTCCAACTCACAGAAACTGCCCACAGCACTGATAACAG aaatgACTTCATctgttataaatgtaaaaaatgccactactgagtACTCTGGGACATACAGGTGCACCGTCAGCAACAGAGTGGGCTCTGATCAGTGCCTGCTGCGTCTGGATGTTGTCCCAC CTTCAAACAGAGCTGCAACAATTGCAGGAGCTATTATAGGAACTTTGCTTGCACTAGTGCTCATCTCTCTGATCCTCTTTTGCTGTCGTAAAAAgcgcagagaaaaaaaatacgaAAAAGAAGTTCACCATGATATCAG GGAAGATGTTCCTCCTCCGAAGAGCCGGACATCCACTGCCAGAAGCTACCTCGGCAGCAATCACTCCTCCTTGGGGTCTATGTCTCCTTCCAACATGGAAGGCTATTCTAAGACTCAATATAACCAAGTACCCAGCGAGGATTTTGAACGCGCCCCGCAGAGCCCGACACTCCCTCCGGCTAAGGTAGCTGCCCCGAATCTCAGCAGGATGGGGGCCGTACCCGTGATGATCCCGGCGCAGAGCAAGGACGGCTCTATAGTATAG
- the CXADR gene encoding coxsackievirus and adenovirus receptor isoform X2: protein MVLLLRFLLLCGIADVIRSLSVTSPVQMIEKAKGETAYLPCKFTHSPEDQGPLDIEWLLSPADNQKVDQVIILYSGDKIYDDYYEDLKGRVHFTSSDLKSGDASINVTNLQLSDIGTYQCKVKKAPGVGNKKIQLTVLVKPSGIRCYVDGSEEIGNDFKLKCEPKEGSLPLQYEWQKLSNSQKLPTALITEMTSSVINVKNATTEYSGTYRCTVSNRVGSDQCLLRLDVVPPSNRAATIAGAIIGTLLALVLISLILFCCRKKRREKKYEKEVHHDIREDVPPPKSRTSTARSYLGSNHSSLGSMSPSNMEGYSKTQYNQVPSEDFERAPQSPTLPPAKFKNTYQTDAITVV, encoded by the exons ATGTCATCAGAAGTTTGAGTGTCACCAGTCCTGTACAGATGATTGAAAAGGCTAAAGGGGAAACTGCTTACTTGCCATGCAAATTTACCCATAGTCCAGAAGACCAGGGGCCACTGGACATCGAGTGGCTGCTCTCACCAGCTGATAATCAGAAAGTGGATCAAGTG aTTATTTTGTATTCTGGAGATAAAATTTATGACGACTACTATGAAGATCTAAAAGGACGAGTACACTTTACAAGTAGTGATCTCAAATCTGGTGATGCGTCAATAAATGTCACGAATCTGCAGTTGTCAGATATTGGCACATATCAGTGCAAAGTGAAAAAGGCCCCAGGTGTTGGAAACAAGAAGATTCAGCTGACAGTTCTTG ttaAGCCTTCAGGTATAAGATGTTATGTTGATGGATCAGAAGAAATTGGAAATGACTTTAAACTAAAATGTGAACCAAAAGAAGGTTCACTTCCATTACAATATGAATGGCAAAAATTGTCCAACTCACAGAAACTGCCCACAGCACTGATAACAG aaatgACTTCATctgttataaatgtaaaaaatgccactactgagtACTCTGGGACATACAGGTGCACCGTCAGCAACAGAGTGGGCTCTGATCAGTGCCTGCTGCGTCTGGATGTTGTCCCAC CTTCAAACAGAGCTGCAACAATTGCAGGAGCTATTATAGGAACTTTGCTTGCACTAGTGCTCATCTCTCTGATCCTCTTTTGCTGTCGTAAAAAgcgcagagaaaaaaaatacgaAAAAGAAGTTCACCATGATATCAG GGAAGATGTTCCTCCTCCGAAGAGCCGGACATCCACTGCCAGAAGCTACCTCGGCAGCAATCACTCCTCCTTGGGGTCTATGTCTCCTTCCAACATGGAAGGCTATTCTAAGACTCAATATAACCAAGTACCCAGCGAGGATTTTGAACGCGCCCCGCAGAGCCCGACACTCCCTCCGGCTAAG